GAGGCGAAATTGCCAATGTAGAGCCTCAAAAGCATGAAAACCCTGTTGAAAAGATTATCAACAGAGATTATACGGAAGATGAGCAGAAAATTTCTGACATTTTAAATGAATACGTAGCTCCTGCAGTAGAAAATGATGGTGGGAAGATTTCTTTAATGGAATATGATCAGGAGAATAAAACAGCAAAAATGCTTTTACAGGGAGCTTGCTCAGGCTGTCCAAGCTCTACGGCTACTTTGAAAAACGGAATTGAAAATATTTTAAAGCAATTCGTTCCTGATTTAGTAGAAAGAGTAGAAGCTGTAAACGGATAATATAGCTGAGATGCCTTACGGAAAGAAAATTGTAGTGATCATTGGAAGTGCATCGGAAAATTCCGGCAACCTGAGACTAATGGAACAGGTCATTGAAAGTATGGACAATGTAGATTTCCAGGTATACAAAGATCTTTCTGTTCTTCCTCATTTTGATACTGCATTAACGGATGAAAATACTCCTTTAGAGGTCTTGAAGCTGAGAGAAGCTATTGAAAATTCATCCGGAGTTATATTTTCTACTCCCGAATATATTTTCAGCATCCCGGGCAGATTAAAAAATATGCTGGAATGGTGTGTTTCTACTACAATCTTTTCTGAAAAACCTGTAGCTGTGATTACGGCTTCAGCCAGTGGAGAAAAAGGCCATGAAGAGTTGTTATTGATTTTAAAAACTCTGGGTGTGACAGCAGATGATA
The nucleotide sequence above comes from Chryseobacterium sp. 7. Encoded proteins:
- a CDS encoding NADPH-dependent FMN reductase; the encoded protein is MPYGKKIVVIIGSASENSGNLRLMEQVIESMDNVDFQVYKDLSVLPHFDTALTDENTPLEVLKLREAIENSSGVIFSTPEYIFSIPGRLKNMLEWCVSTTIFSEKPVAVITASASGEKGHEELLLILKTLGVTADDKHQALIKGIKGKFDSNGLLESNTFAKVSKLVTDFTTSVS